A genomic region of Caulobacter sp. NIBR2454 contains the following coding sequences:
- a CDS encoding MOSC domain-containing protein, with the protein MAKIASLYRHPIKGFTPERLTTADLRAGESFPCDRLFAVEDGPSGFDPAAPAHLSKMKFTVLAKIPAVAGAHTAYDEATATLRASADGAPDFEGRLSETAGREAFAAWLAALLGDRVNGPLRVLEAPRLHRFMDSKSGFVSIINLASVRDLEARIGRPLDPMRFRGNVYVEGWEPWVENDWTNRTLTIGGAMVEGIKPIVRCAATHVNPTTAERDLDLVKALFDNYGHMFCGLYVRVLEGGRVAEGDEVELA; encoded by the coding sequence ATGGCCAAGATCGCGTCCCTCTACCGCCACCCCATCAAGGGCTTCACGCCCGAACGCCTGACGACCGCCGACCTGCGCGCGGGCGAGTCCTTCCCGTGCGACCGACTCTTTGCGGTGGAGGACGGCCCCAGCGGTTTCGACCCCGCCGCGCCCGCCCATCTGTCCAAGATGAAGTTCACGGTCCTGGCCAAGATCCCCGCCGTGGCCGGCGCCCACACCGCCTATGACGAGGCGACCGCCACCCTGCGGGCCAGCGCCGATGGCGCGCCCGACTTCGAAGGCCGCCTGTCGGAAACGGCGGGCCGTGAGGCCTTCGCCGCCTGGCTGGCCGCCCTGCTGGGCGATCGGGTCAACGGCCCCCTGCGCGTGCTGGAGGCCCCCCGCCTGCACCGGTTCATGGACAGCAAGTCCGGCTTCGTCTCGATCATCAACCTGGCCAGCGTGCGCGACCTGGAGGCCAGGATCGGCCGCCCCCTCGATCCCATGCGCTTTCGCGGCAATGTCTATGTCGAGGGCTGGGAGCCGTGGGTCGAGAACGACTGGACCAACCGCACCCTGACCATCGGCGGAGCCATGGTCGAAGGCATCAAGCCGATCGTCCGCTGCGCCGCCACCCACGTGAACCCGACCACCGCCGAGCGCGACCTCGACTTGGTGAAGGCCCTGTTCGACAACTACGGCCACATGTTCTGCGGGCTTTATGTCCGGGTGCTCGAAGGCGGGCGCGTGGCCGAAGGCGATGAGGTTGAGCTGGCCTAG
- a CDS encoding YihY/virulence factor BrkB family protein: MDRKRVANLIPWAGLLAAAILWPRKDKAIPAEPVPGLSEQRVLPPHDFDAHEPRRGRAALKPRHIPLLGWRDILWRTILEITADGLPALAGGVTFYALLAIFPALGAFVSVYGLFADVTTVQKQLQEMAVVFPASVVEIVGEQMLRLAGQQEEKLGLALVISLLLSAWSANAGMRALFNALNVAYDEVEKRNFAVVTLLTYGFTVAALAVVVIASGLLVAAPFALEWVGFSQAELWWIPLRWVAVAALAAFAFAVLYRYAPCRARARWRWVLIGAAFAATFWLVGSLGFSWYVNTLAHYDATYGPLGAIIAFMVWVWFSVMAVLLGAELNAEIEHQTAIDSTTGPERPMGERGAVMADSVGLAFHPLASMKKEMQRARRIAGGAWTRVRRR; the protein is encoded by the coding sequence ATGGACCGCAAGCGCGTCGCCAACCTGATCCCCTGGGCGGGGCTGCTGGCCGCGGCGATCCTGTGGCCCAGGAAGGACAAGGCCATACCCGCCGAGCCGGTCCCGGGGCTTAGCGAGCAACGCGTCCTGCCGCCCCACGACTTCGACGCCCACGAGCCCCGGCGCGGCCGGGCGGCGCTCAAGCCGCGGCACATCCCCCTGCTGGGCTGGCGCGACATCCTGTGGCGCACGATCCTGGAGATCACCGCCGATGGCCTCCCGGCCCTGGCAGGCGGGGTGACCTTCTACGCCTTGCTGGCGATCTTCCCGGCTCTCGGCGCCTTCGTCTCGGTCTATGGCCTGTTCGCCGACGTGACGACTGTCCAAAAGCAGCTTCAGGAAATGGCGGTGGTCTTCCCGGCCAGCGTCGTCGAGATCGTCGGCGAGCAGATGCTGCGCCTGGCCGGCCAACAGGAAGAGAAGTTGGGCCTGGCCCTGGTTATCAGCCTGCTGCTGTCGGCGTGGAGCGCCAACGCCGGCATGCGGGCGCTCTTCAACGCCTTGAACGTGGCCTATGACGAGGTGGAGAAGCGAAACTTCGCCGTGGTCACGCTTCTGACCTATGGCTTCACCGTCGCCGCCCTGGCGGTGGTCGTCATCGCGTCGGGCCTGCTGGTCGCCGCCCCGTTCGCGCTGGAATGGGTCGGCTTCAGCCAGGCGGAGCTTTGGTGGATTCCCCTGCGATGGGTCGCCGTGGCGGCGTTGGCGGCCTTCGCCTTCGCGGTGCTCTATCGCTACGCCCCTTGCCGGGCGCGGGCGCGCTGGCGGTGGGTGCTGATCGGTGCGGCGTTCGCGGCGACCTTCTGGCTGGTCGGGTCGCTGGGCTTTTCCTGGTACGTGAACACCCTGGCCCACTACGACGCGACCTACGGGCCGCTGGGGGCGATTATCGCCTTCATGGTGTGGGTGTGGTTCTCGGTGATGGCGGTTCTGCTGGGCGCCGAACTGAACGCCGAGATCGAGCACCAGACGGCCATTGATTCCACCACGGGACCTGAACGTCCCATGGGTGAGCGCGGCGCCGTGATGGCCGATTCCGTCGGGCTGGCCTTCCATCCCCTGGCGTCCATGAAAAAGGAAATGCAGCGTGCGCGCCGCATAGCCGGCGGAGCCTGGACCCGCGTTCGGCGGCGCTAG
- a CDS encoding GNAT family N-acetyltransferase — protein MLILPAAEADLDAVVVLVNSAYRGKSEGWTTEDDYIDGQRTDGVILRADLAENPDAVLLLLRDEADGPILGTVWLEPAGEETWYLGMFTVRPDLQGGQRGRGFLERAEAYARERGARRMKMTVVNVRDTLIAWYQRRGYALTGETQAFPYGDERFGKPKRDDLFFVVMEKGL, from the coding sequence ATGCTGATCTTACCCGCCGCCGAAGCCGACCTCGACGCCGTCGTGGTCCTGGTCAATTCCGCCTATCGCGGCAAGTCCGAGGGCTGGACGACCGAGGACGACTATATCGACGGCCAGCGCACGGACGGGGTCATCCTGCGCGCCGACCTGGCGGAGAACCCGGATGCGGTGCTGTTGCTTCTCCGAGACGAGGCGGACGGCCCGATCCTGGGCACGGTGTGGCTGGAGCCGGCGGGCGAGGAGACGTGGTATCTCGGCATGTTCACCGTGCGCCCGGACCTGCAGGGCGGCCAGCGGGGACGCGGCTTCCTGGAGCGGGCTGAGGCCTATGCTCGCGAGCGCGGCGCCCGGCGCATGAAGATGACCGTCGTCAATGTCCGCGACACCCTGATCGCCTGGTACCAGCGGCGCGGCTACGCCCTGACCGGCGAGACGCAGGCCTTTCCCTATGGCGACGAGCGGTTCGGCAAGCCAAAGCGCGATGACCTGTTCTTCGTGGTGATGGAGAAGGGGCTGTAG
- the prfA gene encoding peptide chain release factor 1 — translation MRLPQARLDQVLDRFREVEARMGAATDGGEIVKLSKEHAELKPVAEAVEALAKTEAERADLEEMLKAGDAEMAALARDELAALDERLPQMQRDLALMLAPKDKDENASAILEVRAGTGGDEAALFAGDLFRMYQRYASLQGWRVEIDSVSEGEMGGYKEIIASVTGDGVFGRWKFESGVHRVQRVPATEAQGRIHTSAATVAVLPEAEDVEIEINESDLRIDTYRSSGAGGQHVNKTDSAVRITHLPTGVVVTSSEKSQHQNRARAMKNLKAKLYDMQREALDTARSDARKSQVGSGDRSERIRTYNFPQGRVTDHRINLTLYNLARVIEGDALDDIIKPLIAEDQAARLASLEDSFG, via the coding sequence TTGCGTCTGCCCCAAGCCCGTCTCGATCAGGTCCTTGACCGTTTCCGCGAAGTCGAAGCCCGCATGGGCGCGGCCACCGACGGCGGCGAGATCGTCAAGCTCTCCAAGGAGCATGCTGAGCTCAAGCCCGTGGCCGAGGCCGTCGAGGCCCTGGCCAAGACCGAGGCCGAACGCGCCGACCTGGAAGAGATGCTCAAGGCCGGCGACGCCGAGATGGCGGCCCTGGCCCGCGACGAGCTGGCCGCCCTGGACGAGCGCCTGCCGCAGATGCAGCGCGACCTGGCCCTTATGCTGGCGCCCAAGGACAAGGACGAGAACGCCTCGGCTATTCTTGAAGTCCGGGCCGGCACCGGCGGCGACGAGGCGGCCCTGTTCGCGGGCGACCTGTTCCGCATGTACCAGCGCTACGCCTCGCTGCAGGGCTGGCGGGTAGAGATCGACAGCGTCTCCGAAGGCGAAATGGGCGGCTACAAGGAAATCATCGCCTCGGTCACCGGCGACGGCGTGTTCGGCCGCTGGAAGTTCGAGAGCGGCGTTCACCGCGTGCAGCGCGTACCGGCCACCGAAGCCCAAGGCCGTATCCATACCTCGGCCGCCACCGTCGCCGTCCTGCCCGAGGCCGAGGACGTGGAGATCGAGATCAACGAAAGCGACCTGCGGATCGACACCTATCGCTCGTCCGGCGCCGGCGGCCAGCACGTCAACAAGACCGACTCGGCCGTGCGCATCACTCACCTGCCCACCGGTGTGGTGGTGACTTCCTCGGAAAAGTCGCAGCACCAGAACCGCGCCCGGGCCATGAAGAACCTCAAGGCCAAGCTGTACGACATGCAGCGCGAGGCCCTGGACACCGCCCGCTCTGACGCCCGCAAGAGCCAGGTCGGCAGCGGCGACCGCTCCGAGCGCATTCGCACCTACAATTTCCCGCAGGGCCGGGTGACCGACCACCGCATCAACCTGACGCTCTACAACCTGGCGCGGGTGATCGAGGGCGACGCCCTGGACGACATCATCAAACCCCTGATCGCAGAGGATCAGGCGGCAAGGCTGGCGTCGCTGGAAGACAGCTTCGGCTGA
- a CDS encoding TonB-dependent receptor, with product MNTKLFGLLTLGGCALLAPVTALAQASANPVTAADDAFGFANGDEAVGIYDATSVRGFDLEAAGNYRVNGAYFVKSSGVSNFFVDTTTVRIGLNTLSLDYPGPSGVVDFRLRDPARGEPSLLTGGLDEFVQPYLDMNLRHRSADNRFSASLGLGLVFDKNDNQGGSDGKSWLLGGTTRLSVGPATLRVFGGEYDYERNSRLRFTFADPQARPRLERGDFLGQDWAIERGQRRIAGVLVDTPLSDAWSLGVNGVFSQEDPGRSYSQLLLGVDDDGVAARSLIVASRDRRFTAWSGEARATWTRQTQTLAHRVTFTARSRWSRNHFGGDRIAELGALDVHAAPTRATPLDLSGAGPTLRDRIDQTGLGVSYRLGWKDRATLNMGVLRTDYEKTFQPATGAAQSSSSSPLLYNLGGAVSVARGVDLYGSYSRGLEEAGTAPSSAANRNQVLNAILVTQRELGLRYAISPGLSLIIAGFDTRKPYAGVDPANQYRLIGDVRHRGIESSLSGKLSKNLSVVLGGVYIDPHLDRGPTAALGPRPVGVPKLQAVANVSYAVVAIPGLTVDAGADYTGRRPFRSALSADGEQAQLAADLTVNAGLRYRLPIYGGRTTLRAQVLNLFNDYGLTVNGAETLDYTPQRRFRLVLTQTF from the coding sequence ATGAACACCAAGCTTTTCGGACTTCTGACCCTGGGCGGCTGCGCCTTGTTGGCGCCAGTGACGGCCCTGGCGCAGGCCAGCGCCAATCCCGTCACGGCGGCCGACGACGCCTTCGGCTTCGCCAATGGCGACGAAGCGGTGGGCATCTATGACGCCACGTCCGTCCGGGGCTTTGATCTGGAAGCGGCGGGCAACTACCGCGTCAACGGCGCCTATTTCGTCAAAAGCTCCGGCGTCTCCAACTTCTTCGTCGACACCACCACTGTCCGCATCGGGCTCAACACCCTGTCGCTGGACTATCCGGGACCGTCTGGGGTCGTGGACTTTCGCCTGCGCGATCCGGCAAGAGGCGAGCCCAGCCTGCTCACCGGCGGCCTCGACGAATTCGTGCAGCCCTATCTCGACATGAACCTGCGGCATCGTTCGGCGGACAACCGCTTCTCGGCCTCGCTGGGCCTGGGTTTGGTTTTCGACAAGAACGACAACCAGGGCGGATCAGACGGCAAGTCCTGGCTGCTGGGCGGCACGACCCGCCTGTCCGTAGGGCCGGCCACGCTGCGCGTCTTCGGCGGCGAGTACGACTATGAGCGCAACAGCCGCCTGCGATTCACCTTCGCCGATCCGCAGGCGCGGCCCAGACTCGAACGCGGCGATTTCCTCGGCCAGGACTGGGCCATCGAGCGCGGCCAGCGCCGCATCGCCGGCGTGCTGGTCGATACGCCGCTCTCCGACGCCTGGTCGCTGGGCGTCAACGGCGTGTTCTCGCAGGAAGACCCCGGCCGCTCCTACAGCCAGCTTCTGCTGGGCGTGGACGACGACGGCGTCGCCGCCCGCAGCCTGATCGTCGCCTCTCGCGACCGCCGGTTCACCGCCTGGTCGGGCGAGGCGCGGGCGACCTGGACGCGCCAGACCCAGACCCTGGCCCATCGCGTCACCTTCACCGCCCGCAGCCGCTGGTCGCGCAATCATTTCGGCGGCGACCGCATCGCCGAGCTTGGGGCGCTCGACGTCCACGCCGCGCCGACCCGCGCCACGCCGCTGGACCTGTCCGGCGCCGGCCCGACCCTGCGCGACCGCATCGACCAGACGGGGCTGGGCGTCTCCTACCGGCTGGGCTGGAAGGACCGCGCGACCCTGAATATGGGCGTCCTGCGCACCGACTATGAAAAGACCTTCCAGCCGGCGACCGGCGCGGCGCAAAGCTCCAGCTCCTCGCCCCTGCTCTACAACCTCGGCGGCGCCGTCAGCGTCGCGCGTGGCGTCGACCTTTACGGCAGCTACAGCCGGGGCCTGGAAGAGGCGGGAACCGCCCCCAGCTCCGCCGCCAACCGCAACCAGGTGCTCAACGCCATCCTGGTCACCCAGCGGGAGCTTGGTCTGCGCTATGCCATCTCGCCCGGCCTCAGCCTGATCATCGCCGGCTTCGACACGCGAAAGCCCTATGCCGGCGTCGATCCCGCCAACCAATACCGCCTGATCGGCGACGTGCGGCATCGGGGGATCGAAAGCTCGCTGTCGGGCAAGCTGAGCAAGAACCTCTCCGTCGTCCTGGGCGGGGTCTACATCGACCCGCACCTGGATCGTGGCCCGACCGCCGCCCTCGGCCCGCGCCCTGTGGGCGTGCCCAAGCTGCAGGCCGTGGCCAATGTCAGCTACGCCGTCGTCGCCATCCCGGGCCTGACCGTGGACGCCGGGGCCGACTACACCGGCCGCCGGCCCTTCCGTTCGGCCCTGTCGGCGGACGGCGAGCAGGCGCAGTTGGCGGCCGATCTGACCGTCAACGCCGGCCTTCGCTATCGCCTGCCGATCTATGGCGGTCGCACCACCCTCCGCGCCCAGGTGCTGAACCTGTTCAACGACTACGGCCTGACGGTGAACGGGGCCGAGACCCTCGACTACACCCCCCAGCGGCGCTTCCGGCTGGTGCTGACCCAGACCTTCTAG
- the ispG gene encoding flavodoxin-dependent (E)-4-hydroxy-3-methylbut-2-enyl-diphosphate synthase — translation MSVQDHTHVRPWRMIERRKSRKIRVGSVEVGGDAPISVQSMTNTVTADAAATIDQIRQLEEAGADIVRVSCPDVESTAAFKTIAKAAKVPLVADIHFHYKRGIEAAQAGAACLRINPGNIGSADRVREVVQAAKDHGCSIRIGVNAGSLERELLERYGEPCPEAMVESALNHARILQDHDFHEFKISVKASDPFLTVAAYQQLAEAIDCPLHLGVTEAGALRTGTVKSAIGMGSMLWAGIGDTIRVSLAADPVEEIKVGFDILKSLGLRHRGVNIIACPSCARQGFNVIKTVEALEERLAHISTPLSLSIIGCVVNGPGEALMTDIGFTGGGAGSGMVYMAGKPDHKQSNDGMIDHIVELVEKRAAEIEAAKAATAVAAE, via the coding sequence ATGAGCGTCCAGGACCATACCCACGTCCGCCCTTGGCGGATGATCGAGCGTCGCAAGAGCCGCAAGATCCGCGTCGGCTCCGTCGAGGTAGGCGGCGACGCGCCGATCAGCGTCCAGTCGATGACCAACACCGTGACCGCCGACGCGGCCGCCACCATCGACCAGATCCGTCAGTTGGAGGAGGCCGGCGCCGACATCGTCCGCGTCTCCTGCCCCGACGTGGAGTCCACGGCCGCGTTCAAGACCATCGCCAAGGCGGCCAAGGTGCCGCTGGTGGCGGACATCCACTTTCACTACAAGCGCGGCATCGAGGCGGCCCAGGCGGGCGCGGCCTGCCTGCGCATCAATCCGGGCAACATCGGCAGCGCCGACCGCGTGCGCGAGGTCGTGCAGGCCGCCAAGGACCACGGCTGCTCCATCCGCATCGGCGTCAACGCCGGCTCGCTGGAGCGCGAACTGCTGGAGCGCTACGGCGAGCCCTGCCCCGAAGCCATGGTCGAAAGCGCCCTGAACCACGCGCGCATCCTGCAGGACCACGACTTCCACGAGTTCAAGATCAGCGTGAAGGCGTCCGACCCGTTCCTGACGGTGGCCGCCTATCAGCAGCTGGCCGAGGCCATCGACTGCCCCCTGCACCTGGGCGTGACCGAGGCCGGCGCCCTGCGCACCGGCACGGTCAAAAGCGCCATCGGCATGGGCTCCATGCTGTGGGCCGGCATCGGCGACACTATCCGCGTGTCCCTGGCCGCCGACCCGGTCGAGGAGATCAAGGTCGGCTTCGACATCCTCAAGTCGCTCGGCCTGCGCCATCGCGGCGTGAACATCATCGCCTGCCCGTCCTGCGCCCGTCAGGGCTTCAACGTCATCAAGACGGTGGAGGCTCTGGAAGAGCGGCTGGCCCACATCTCCACACCCCTGTCCCTGTCGATCATCGGCTGCGTCGTGAATGGTCCGGGCGAGGCCCTGATGACCGACATCGGCTTCACCGGCGGTGGCGCGGGTTCGGGCATGGTCTACATGGCCGGCAAGCCCGACCATAAGCAGTCCAATGACGGCATGATCGACCACATCGTCGAACTGGTCGAAAAGCGCGCCGCCGAGATCGAGGCCGCCAAGGCGGCGACGGCGGTCGCGGCGGAGTAA
- a CDS encoding helix-turn-helix domain-containing protein yields MPLDMGGVTQLKFPDEGSKVDQSSVPTLATGESIGAALKAVREHLGLSLEDVAESTRVRRTYLAALEEMRLDALPSRPFAVGYVRAYAKALNLDGEAAVNRFKIDSPDPDQVLQGPVGVEHKTDPRFAMAAVVGVVIIVAIVVWNVGRRAFDQQPEVSSAVAAAPPVAQSNQTPSTVALGAPLPAPVESTTPAPYVTPGLEDSVASGGSADAAIAVAKARAANPEEVLPDESVVLGSSFKASGPVMGANPEESVVTLQARKNASLVVRGADGQVYFARQLNAGEAYRAPAVKGLVADVSDPAAFEVFVAGASKGLMPSTQTAIGKLVD; encoded by the coding sequence ATGCCGCTGGACATGGGCGGGGTCACGCAGCTGAAGTTTCCTGACGAGGGGTCCAAGGTGGACCAATCCTCCGTTCCCACCTTGGCGACGGGCGAGAGCATCGGTGCGGCCCTCAAGGCCGTGCGCGAACATCTCGGCCTTTCCCTGGAAGATGTCGCCGAGTCCACGCGGGTCCGGCGCACCTATCTGGCCGCGCTTGAGGAGATGCGTCTCGACGCCCTGCCCTCGCGCCCCTTCGCAGTCGGTTACGTGCGCGCCTACGCCAAGGCCCTGAACCTGGACGGCGAGGCCGCGGTCAACCGCTTCAAGATCGACAGCCCCGATCCCGACCAGGTCCTGCAGGGGCCCGTCGGCGTCGAGCATAAGACCGATCCCCGCTTCGCCATGGCCGCCGTGGTCGGCGTGGTGATCATCGTCGCGATCGTCGTCTGGAACGTGGGCCGCCGCGCCTTCGACCAGCAGCCCGAAGTTTCCAGCGCCGTGGCCGCCGCGCCGCCGGTCGCGCAATCGAACCAGACTCCGTCCACCGTGGCGCTCGGCGCGCCTCTGCCGGCGCCCGTCGAATCCACCACCCCCGCGCCCTATGTGACGCCGGGCCTGGAAGACTCCGTCGCTTCGGGCGGCTCGGCCGACGCGGCCATCGCCGTGGCCAAGGCCCGCGCCGCCAATCCCGAAGAGGTTCTGCCGGACGAAAGCGTCGTCCTGGGTTCGTCCTTCAAGGCCAGCGGCCCGGTCATGGGCGCCAACCCTGAAGAGTCCGTTGTCACCCTCCAGGCCCGCAAGAACGCCTCGCTGGTCGTGCGCGGCGCCGACGGTCAGGTCTATTTCGCCCGCCAGCTGAACGCCGGCGAGGCCTATCGCGCCCCGGCCGTCAAAGGCCTGGTCGCCGACGTCTCCGACCCCGCCGCCTTCGAGGTGTTCGTGGCCGGCGCGTCGAAAGGCCTGATGCCCTCGACCCAGACCGCCATCGGCAAGTTGGTCGACTAG
- the ptsP gene encoding phosphoenolpyruvate--protein phosphotransferase translates to MAASGLAVRGPRSLLRQIREALAGGGPAQARLDMVVRIIALSMVAEVCSIYLRRAGGDLELFATEGLSRDAVHVTRLKTGEGLVGEIVRLGRPLNLSDAPNHPAFAYRPETGEDPFHSFMGVPLLRGGRAIGVLVVQNRTERVYGEEEVEDLQIIAMVLAEMVSGGGLIDQAELKGVEIAPHKPERLKGAKFADGLAYGVAVLHEPPVAPEQLLSDDSQAEEARLKQAVAELQSQIDNMLDGQHGLVGASYEVLETYRLFAHDRGWNRSLEEAVRSGLTAEAAVERVRSEHRARLGQARDPYLRERLHDLEDLNDRLLRHLSGEGHHARTLPENAVLIARNLGPADLLEYDRTKLKGLLLEEGSSASHAAIVARALDIPCVGRLTDLRDRVSEGDPVVVDGETGEAWLRPRADVVTALKARIEVRDTRRAEFAKLRDTPAFTRDGHKVTLLMNAGLAVDLDILPETGAEGIGLFRTEFQFMVAEEMPRLEAQTSLYEKVLDGANGLPVTFRTLDLGGDKLVPYMELEREENPALGWRAVRMGLDRPALLRMQIRALIKAARGRELRIMFPLVASVDEFRAARAFVDQEVAWAQRRGRPAPARLDVGAMIEAPSLLWHLDALLPMTDFVSVGTNDLMQYLFAADRGNPQVADRYDFLSPPALRALKTIQQACADSGTPVSICGEMAGRPLEAFALTALGFDRLSMPPAGIGPVKQMVLSCDREAAKRGVETLLRSGAGSIRGEIETLARKLYVAV, encoded by the coding sequence ATGGCGGCATCCGGCTTGGCCGTACGCGGACCACGCAGCCTGCTTCGCCAGATCCGCGAAGCCTTGGCTGGCGGCGGACCTGCGCAGGCGCGCCTGGATATGGTGGTGCGCATCATCGCCCTGTCGATGGTGGCCGAGGTCTGCTCCATCTATCTGCGCCGCGCGGGCGGCGACCTGGAACTGTTCGCCACCGAAGGCCTCTCGCGCGACGCCGTCCACGTCACCCGCCTGAAGACCGGCGAAGGCCTGGTGGGCGAGATCGTGCGCCTGGGCCGCCCGCTGAACCTTTCGGATGCGCCGAACCACCCGGCCTTCGCCTATCGCCCGGAAACCGGCGAAGACCCATTCCACTCCTTCATGGGCGTGCCGCTGCTGCGCGGCGGTCGCGCCATCGGCGTTCTGGTCGTCCAGAACCGCACCGAGCGCGTCTATGGCGAGGAAGAGGTCGAAGACCTCCAGATCATCGCCATGGTCCTGGCCGAGATGGTCTCGGGCGGCGGCCTGATCGACCAAGCCGAGCTCAAGGGCGTCGAAATCGCGCCCCACAAGCCCGAACGCCTTAAGGGCGCCAAGTTCGCGGACGGTCTGGCCTATGGCGTGGCCGTACTGCATGAGCCGCCGGTCGCCCCCGAACAGCTGCTGTCCGACGACAGTCAGGCCGAGGAGGCTCGCCTCAAGCAGGCCGTGGCCGAGCTGCAGAGCCAGATCGACAACATGCTGGACGGCCAGCACGGTCTGGTCGGCGCCTCATACGAGGTGCTGGAGACCTATCGCCTGTTCGCCCACGACCGCGGATGGAACCGCAGCCTGGAAGAGGCCGTCCGCTCCGGCCTGACCGCGGAAGCGGCGGTGGAGCGCGTGCGATCCGAGCACCGCGCCCGCCTGGGCCAGGCTCGCGACCCCTATCTGCGCGAGCGCCTGCACGATCTGGAAGACCTGAACGACCGACTGCTGCGCCATCTTTCGGGCGAGGGTCATCACGCCCGCACCTTGCCGGAAAACGCGGTGCTGATCGCCCGTAACCTCGGTCCGGCCGACCTCCTGGAATACGATCGCACCAAGCTCAAGGGCCTGCTGCTGGAGGAGGGTTCCTCCGCCAGCCACGCCGCGATCGTGGCGCGCGCCCTGGACATTCCCTGCGTCGGTCGCCTGACCGATCTGCGCGACCGCGTTTCCGAGGGTGATCCCGTCGTGGTCGATGGCGAGACGGGCGAGGCTTGGCTGCGCCCCCGCGCCGACGTGGTCACCGCCCTCAAGGCGCGGATCGAGGTGCGCGACACCCGCCGGGCCGAGTTCGCCAAACTGCGTGACACCCCCGCCTTCACCCGCGACGGGCACAAGGTCACCCTGCTGATGAACGCGGGCCTGGCCGTCGATCTCGACATCCTGCCGGAGACGGGCGCGGAGGGCATCGGCCTGTTCCGCACCGAGTTCCAGTTCATGGTGGCCGAGGAGATGCCACGGCTGGAAGCCCAGACCTCGCTCTATGAAAAGGTCCTGGACGGGGCCAATGGCCTGCCCGTGACCTTCCGCACCCTGGATCTGGGCGGCGACAAGCTGGTCCCGTACATGGAGCTGGAGCGCGAGGAGAATCCGGCCTTGGGCTGGCGCGCCGTGCGCATGGGCCTGGACCGTCCTGCCCTGCTGCGCATGCAGATCCGCGCCCTGATCAAGGCCGCCCGCGGTCGCGAGTTGCGGATCATGTTCCCGCTGGTGGCCAGCGTGGATGAATTCCGCGCCGCCCGCGCCTTTGTCGATCAGGAAGTCGCCTGGGCCCAGCGTCGCGGCCGCCCCGCCCCCGCCCGCCTGGACGTCGGCGCCATGATCGAGGCGCCGTCCCTGCTGTGGCACCTGGACGCCTTGCTGCCCATGACCGACTTCGTCTCGGTCGGCACCAACGACCTGATGCAGTACCTGTTCGCCGCCGACCGGGGGAACCCGCAGGTGGCCGACCGCTACGACTTCCTGTCCCCGCCCGCCCTGCGCGCGCTCAAGACGATCCAGCAGGCCTGCGCCGATTCCGGCACGCCCGTATCGATCTGCGGCGAGATGGCCGGCCGTCCTCTAGAGGCCTTCGCCCTGACCGCCTTGGGCTTCGATCGGCTCAGCATGCCCCCCGCCGGCATCGGCCCCGTCAAGCAGATGGTGCTGTCCTGCGACCGCGAAGCGGCCAAGCGCGGGGTAGAGACTTTGCTTCGCAGCGGGGCAGGTTCCATCCGGGGCGAGATCGAAACCCTGGCGCGCAAACTTTATGTCGCAGTTTGA
- a CDS encoding chemotaxis protein CheW, whose product MAQPLTALLAGGDDRQVISFEVAGQEFCLDVGVVRELRGFSEPTPMPDSPPYVTGVINLRGVVMPVIDLRARLGFKNLEPAPRPVIVVAEVRGEAAGLMVDAVCDTYTVAPGDLTPPPAFSEYASDGVVAGVIKAGDKMIILLSPETLLPEGLAKAA is encoded by the coding sequence ATGGCGCAACCGCTGACGGCCTTGCTGGCCGGCGGAGACGACCGACAGGTCATCTCCTTCGAAGTCGCGGGCCAGGAATTCTGCCTGGATGTGGGCGTAGTGCGCGAACTGCGTGGCTTTTCCGAGCCCACCCCGATGCCGGACTCCCCGCCCTATGTGACGGGTGTGATCAATCTTCGCGGCGTCGTCATGCCGGTGATCGATTTGCGCGCGCGGCTGGGCTTCAAGAATCTGGAGCCCGCGCCCCGTCCGGTGATCGTGGTGGCCGAGGTTCGCGGCGAGGCGGCCGGCCTGATGGTCGACGCCGTTTGCGACACCTATACGGTCGCGCCGGGCGACCTGACCCCGCCGCCGGCCTTCAGCGAGTATGCGTCGGACGGCGTGGTGGCTGGCGTCATCAAAGCCGGCGACAAGATGATCATCCTGCTTTCGCCCGAAACCCTGCTGCCCGAGGGCTTGGCGAAGGCCGCCTAA